The following are encoded together in the Populus trichocarpa isolate Nisqually-1 chromosome 5, P.trichocarpa_v4.1, whole genome shotgun sequence genome:
- the LOC7464839 gene encoding N-terminal acetyltransferase B complex catalytic subunit NAA20 — protein sequence MTTIRRFSCNDLLRFASVNFDHLTETFNMSFYMTYLARWPDYFHVAEGPGNKVMGYIMGKVEGQGESWHGHVTAVTVASEYRRQQLAKKLMNLLEEISDKIDKAYFVDLFVRASNTPAIKMYEKLGYVIYRRVLRYYSGEEDGLDMRKALSRDVGKKSIIPLKRPVTPDELEYD from the exons ATGACGACTATTCGACGATTCAGCTGCAACGATCTTCTCCGCTTCGCCTCCGTCAATTTCGACCACCTCACCGAAACT TTCAATATGTCATTCTACATGACCTATTTGGCAAGATGGCCCGATTATTTCCATGTCGCTGAAGGTCCAGGAAACAAAGTTATGGGTTACA TAATGGGTAAAGTAGAAGGACAAGGCGAGTCGTGGCATGGTCACGTGACAGCAGTGACTGTGGCCTCAGAATACCGCAGGCAGCAGTTGGCCAAGAAGCTTATGAATCTCTTGGAAGAAATTAGTGACAAGAT TGATAAGGCTTATTTTGTAGATCTTTTTGTGAGAGCATCAAATACACCAGCCATAAAGATGTATGAGAAG CTTGGGTATGTAATCTATAGAAGGGTGCTGCGCTATTATTCAGGGGAGGAAGATGGATTAG ATATGAGGAAAGCTTTATCTCGGGATGTCGGAAAGAAATCTATTATCCCCCTCAAACGGCCAGTCACTCCTGATGAATTGGAGTATGATTAA